From BD1-7 clade bacterium, one genomic window encodes:
- the proS gene encoding Proline--tRNA ligase has product MRASQALIATLKETPSDAEVISHQLLLRAGLIRKLASGLYTWLPMGLKVLRKVEAIVREEMNRSGAQEVLMPVVQPADIWEESGRWQQYGPELLRIHDRHNREFCLGPTHEEVITDVIRNELNSYKQLPMNFYQIQTKFRDEIRPRFGLMRGREFTMKDAYSFHANQESLQETYDVMYATYSRIFTRLGLDFRAVDADTGSIGGSASHEFHVLAESGEDDIAFSTDSDFASNIEKAEALADKDQADAATEALEKVATPDTHSIDDVCRFFDVDAIRTAKTLIVKGVEDDEGNTPLIALILRGDHELNDIKAEKLTGIAEPLTFATDAEIKAATGCDIGSLGPNLPLQTYVDRSAAVLSDFICGANESGAHLKGFNWQRDGDLPQVADIRNVVEGDKSPDGKGTITIKRGIEVGHIFQLGTKYSEAMNATVLDENGKARTMTMGCYGIGVSRVVAAAIEQNHDEQGICWPASVAPYQLAIVPLNMQKSEAVRDAAESLYAKLSEQGVDVLLDDRNERPGVKFADMELIGIPHRIVIGDRSLKENAVEYKHRKEGDAVNVSLDELDAFIQAKLAS; this is encoded by the coding sequence ATGCGCGCTAGCCAGGCATTAATCGCCACGTTAAAAGAAACGCCCTCGGATGCAGAAGTCATCAGCCATCAGCTATTATTGAGAGCCGGCTTAATCCGTAAATTGGCCTCCGGCCTCTACACCTGGTTACCGATGGGTCTGAAAGTCCTGCGTAAAGTTGAGGCCATTGTGCGGGAAGAAATGAACCGCTCAGGTGCTCAAGAAGTATTAATGCCCGTTGTTCAACCGGCGGACATCTGGGAAGAATCCGGTCGCTGGCAACAATATGGCCCTGAACTCCTGCGTATTCACGATCGCCACAACCGTGAATTCTGCCTCGGCCCAACCCACGAAGAAGTGATCACCGATGTCATTCGCAATGAGCTGAACAGCTACAAACAGCTACCGATGAACTTCTATCAAATTCAAACCAAGTTTCGTGACGAAATTCGCCCACGTTTTGGCTTGATGCGTGGCCGTGAGTTCACGATGAAAGATGCCTACTCTTTTCATGCTAACCAGGAAAGCCTGCAAGAAACCTATGACGTCATGTACGCGACCTACTCGCGTATTTTCACTCGCTTGGGTCTCGACTTTCGCGCAGTCGATGCCGACACCGGCAGCATCGGCGGCAGTGCATCACATGAGTTCCACGTACTGGCTGAGTCTGGCGAAGACGATATCGCCTTCAGTACTGACAGCGACTTTGCCTCCAACATTGAAAAAGCTGAAGCGCTGGCCGATAAAGATCAAGCTGACGCAGCCACAGAAGCCTTGGAAAAAGTCGCCACTCCCGATACCCACAGCATCGATGACGTCTGTCGCTTTTTCGATGTTGACGCGATTCGAACCGCCAAGACACTTATCGTCAAAGGCGTTGAAGATGACGAAGGCAACACACCACTAATCGCATTGATTCTGCGTGGTGACCACGAACTCAACGATATTAAAGCCGAAAAGCTGACCGGTATCGCCGAACCACTGACATTTGCAACGGATGCTGAAATCAAAGCCGCAACTGGCTGCGACATCGGCTCACTAGGCCCGAATTTACCACTGCAAACCTACGTCGACCGCAGTGCTGCAGTATTGTCCGACTTCATCTGTGGTGCCAACGAATCCGGCGCACATTTGAAAGGCTTTAACTGGCAACGTGACGGCGATCTGCCACAAGTTGCTGACATCCGTAACGTCGTCGAAGGCGACAAGAGCCCGGACGGCAAAGGCACTATCACGATCAAGCGGGGCATTGAAGTTGGCCACATCTTCCAACTCGGCACCAAATACAGTGAAGCAATGAACGCGACCGTGCTTGATGAAAATGGTAAAGCCCGCACCATGACTATGGGGTGTTACGGCATCGGTGTATCGCGTGTGGTTGCAGCAGCAATTGAGCAGAATCACGACGAACAAGGCATTTGCTGGCCCGCATCGGTAGCGCCGTATCAGTTGGCTATCGTGCCGCTGAACATGCAAAAAAGCGAAGCTGTGCGCGACGCTGCTGAATCCCTCTATGCGAAGTTGTCAGAACAAGGGGTTGACGTCTTGCTGGATGATCGCAACGAACGCCCCGGTGTGAAATTTGCTGATATGGAGCTGATCGGTATTCCGCATCGCATTGTAATTGGTGATCGCAGCCTCAAAGAAAACGCCGTGGAATACAAACACCGCAAAGAAGGCGATGCTGTAAACGTTAGCCTTGACGAACTGGATGCCTTTATTCAGGCAAAACTGGCGAGCTAA
- the ruvB gene encoding Holliday junction ATP-dependent DNA helicase RuvB — protein MIENDRIVSTTVALDDMQDRAVRPKSLADYRGQPVVKEQMEIFITAANNRKETLDHTLIFGPPGLGKTTLANIIATEMGANLTTTSGPVLEKAGDLAAIMTNLEPGDVLFIDEIHRLSPNVEEVLYPAMEDFQLDIMIGEGPAARSIKLDLPPFTLVGATTRAGLLTSPLRDRFGIVQRLEFYSVRDLAAIVARAASILSIAMDDEGAIEIARRSRGTPRIANRLLRRVRDYAEVKADGRITGDVAQRALNMLNVDDHGFDHMDRRLLMTMIEKFDGGPVGVDSLAAAISEERGTIEDVLEPYLIQQGYMMRTPRGRVVTRLAYQHFGLERPTSQTDLELFDRGFDPE, from the coding sequence ATGATTGAAAACGATCGTATCGTTTCAACAACAGTCGCATTAGATGACATGCAGGATCGTGCCGTAAGGCCAAAAAGCCTTGCTGATTATCGCGGTCAGCCGGTTGTGAAAGAGCAGATGGAAATCTTCATTACTGCTGCCAACAACCGTAAAGAAACACTGGATCATACCCTTATTTTTGGCCCCCCAGGACTAGGGAAAACCACGCTGGCGAACATCATAGCGACTGAAATGGGCGCGAATTTAACCACGACCTCTGGACCCGTGTTAGAAAAGGCCGGTGATCTCGCTGCAATCATGACGAATCTGGAGCCAGGCGATGTTTTGTTCATTGATGAAATTCACCGCTTGAGTCCAAATGTTGAGGAAGTGCTTTATCCCGCCATGGAAGATTTTCAGCTGGATATTATGATCGGCGAAGGGCCTGCTGCACGATCAATCAAGCTGGATCTCCCGCCATTTACTCTCGTTGGTGCAACCACCCGCGCGGGTTTACTAACATCGCCATTGAGGGATCGTTTTGGTATCGTTCAGCGCTTGGAGTTCTATTCTGTTCGTGACCTTGCAGCTATTGTTGCCCGCGCGGCGAGTATCCTATCCATAGCGATGGATGACGAGGGTGCGATAGAAATCGCACGGCGTTCTCGAGGTACACCGCGCATTGCCAATCGGTTGTTACGTCGTGTACGCGATTATGCGGAAGTCAAAGCCGATGGGCGAATAACGGGGGATGTCGCGCAGCGTGCCTTGAATATGCTGAATGTGGATGACCATGGCTTTGATCATATGGATCGACGCCTGTTGATGACCATGATAGAAAAATTTGATGGCGGGCCTGTTGGCGTCGATAGCCTCGCCGCGGCAATCAGTGAAGAGCGAGGCACCATCGAAGATGTGTTGGAGCCTTACCTGATTCAGCAAGGTTATATGATGCGGACGCCTAGAGGGCGTGTTGTCACTCGATTAGCCTACCAGCATTTTGGACTTGAGCGTCCAACATCACAAACTGATCTGGAGTTGTTTGACCGTGGTTTCGACCCCGAATAA
- the ybgC_1 gene encoding Acyl-CoA thioesterase YbgC: MVSTPNKTQPLAEFFWRVRAYIEDTDAGGIVYHGNYLNYMERARTESLRALGFDKTYVTGAEILLVVHSLAIDYKQPAVLDDELLVEAHVMGLKRTSITFRQNILRGTELLTEATVKIACINKNTMRPVAMPDELSAALRRWIDVGELAGAAM; this comes from the coding sequence GTGGTTTCGACCCCGAATAAAACACAACCGCTGGCCGAGTTTTTTTGGCGGGTTCGTGCGTATATTGAAGACACCGATGCAGGTGGTATTGTCTATCACGGCAATTATTTGAATTACATGGAGCGGGCGCGTACAGAATCGTTACGTGCACTCGGCTTTGATAAAACGTATGTTACGGGCGCTGAAATTCTGCTAGTCGTGCATTCGTTGGCGATCGATTATAAGCAGCCAGCCGTGCTTGATGATGAGTTGTTGGTTGAGGCGCATGTTATGGGCCTAAAACGGACTTCCATCACCTTTCGACAGAATATTTTGCGCGGCACTGAATTATTGACTGAAGCGACCGTCAAAATCGCCTGTATCAATAAAAACACAATGCGCCCGGTCGCCATGCCGGATGAGCTATCTGCTGCTTTGCGACGTTGGATCGATGTGGGNGAACTTGCCGGCGCTGCCATGTGA
- the ruvC gene encoding Crossover junction endodeoxyribonuclease RuvC, whose amino-acid sequence MTIVLGIDPGSRKTGFGVVHSHAGKHTYIASGVIRVGDYIFAERLRRIYESLQTIIEEHCPQIMVVEQVFMSNNANSALKLGQARGAAITAGAMADLRVEEYSARQIKQAVVGTGAADKHQVQHMVKHILKLSKTPQEDAADALAAALCHIHTERSLIKQARSLTPAQIQLKRYQS is encoded by the coding sequence TTGACGATCGTTCTGGGTATTGACCCTGGTTCACGCAAAACCGGCTTTGGGGTTGTGCACTCCCATGCTGGCAAGCACACCTATATCGCTAGTGGGGTTATCCGCGTGGGTGACTACATATTTGCTGAGCGTTTGCGCCGCATATATGAGAGCCTACAAACCATTATTGAAGAACACTGCCCACAAATAATGGTGGTTGAGCAGGTGTTTATGTCGAACAACGCCAATTCGGCACTGAAATTAGGGCAAGCCCGTGGGGCTGCTATTACCGCTGGTGCCATGGCTGATTTGCGTGTCGAAGAATACTCGGCACGGCAAATTAAACAGGCGGTGGTTGGTACCGGTGCTGCCGATAAACATCAGGTTCAACATATGGTTAAACATATTTTGAAACTGTCGAAAACACCCCAAGAAGACGCAGCTGACGCTTTAGCTGCAGCGCTTTGTCATATTCATACCGAGCGGAGCTTGATCAAGCAGGCGCGTTCGCTGACTCCCGCACAAATTCAACTAAAAAGGTATCAATCGTGA
- the mltC gene encoding Membrane-bound lytic murein transglycosylase C, which produces MRSSLNQFIRLLLIAISLGAFCAQAAGKPSHQQERDELRAFLKQTIAESSSFTDKFEAEVWLVSQSARLRRYIKDHEHRLSLLKAIHREAKKASLNPDIVLAVIQIESAFDNYAISRVGAQGLMQVMPFWKNEIGRPEDNLTHIDTNLSYGCRILQYYIQREKGKGGLSMALARYNGSYPRTVYTEKVMNAWQGRWDTGP; this is translated from the coding sequence ATGCGTAGCAGCCTGAATCAATTTATCAGACTTCTACTGATCGCAATCAGCCTGGGCGCGTTTTGCGCTCAGGCTGCCGGCAAACCCAGCCATCAGCAAGAACGTGATGAGCTGCGCGCATTTCTGAAACAAACCATCGCTGAATCGTCGAGCTTTACTGATAAGTTCGAGGCCGAAGTCTGGCTCGTCAGTCAGTCGGCCCGGCTAAGACGTTACATCAAAGATCATGAACACCGGCTATCTCTGCTCAAGGCTATTCATCGTGAAGCCAAAAAGGCCAGCCTTAACCCAGACATCGTTCTGGCGGTGATTCAAATAGAAAGTGCATTCGACAACTATGCAATATCACGTGTCGGAGCCCAGGGATTAATGCAAGTCATGCCATTTTGGAAAAACGAAATCGGCCGCCCTGAAGACAATCTCACTCATATCGACACCAACCTGTCTTACGGTTGTCGTATTCTTCAATATTACATCCAACGGGAAAAGGGCAAAGGCGGGTTAAGCATGGCATTAGCACGCTACAATGGCAGCTACCCACGTACTGTGTATACCGAAAAAGTCATGAATGCCTGGCAGGGCCGTTGGGATACCGGCCCTTAG
- the tolQ gene encoding Protein TolQ encodes MEESLSFWSLISNAGIVVQAVMLILFSASMASWAMIVQRVRYFSAVNKAANAFEDEFWSGVDLAQLYRTPTDDENRSGMEVIFRAGFQEYTRLKQQSGADPDAVMEGCQRAMRVALSKEEERLDEHLPFLASVGSTSPYVGLFGTVWGIMNSFRSLANMQQATIATVAPGISEALVATAIGLFAAIPAVMAYNRFAARSDSMLKRYQTFSDEFSSILHRQAHAKGQ; translated from the coding sequence GTGGAAGAATCTCTGTCGTTTTGGAGTTTGATCAGTAACGCGGGTATTGTCGTGCAGGCGGTAATGCTGATTCTTTTTTCTGCATCGATGGCGTCGTGGGCAATGATTGTTCAGCGAGTACGCTATTTTTCAGCCGTAAATAAAGCCGCTAATGCATTTGAAGACGAGTTTTGGTCGGGGGTAGATCTGGCTCAGCTCTACCGAACCCCAACGGACGACGAAAATCGAAGTGGCATGGAGGTGATCTTTCGTGCTGGCTTTCAAGAATACACACGCCTTAAGCAACAATCGGGTGCAGATCCGGATGCGGTAATGGAAGGGTGTCAGCGAGCCATGCGTGTCGCGCTCTCGAAAGAAGAAGAGCGTTTGGATGAGCATCTTCCGTTTCTAGCCTCCGTTGGCTCTACAAGCCCATATGTTGGTTTGTTTGGTACTGTATGGGGCATCATGAACAGCTTTCGCAGCTTAGCAAACATGCAGCAGGCTACCATTGCGACGGTTGCGCCGGGTATTTCAGAGGCTCTCGTTGCTACGGCTATCGGTTTGTTTGCCGCCATACCTGCCGTTATGGCCTATAACCGTTTTGCGGCACGCTCGGATTCGATGTTGAAGCGCTATCAAACATTCTCTGATGAGTTTTCCAGCATTTTGCACCGCCAGGCTCACGCTAAGGGGCAATAA
- the hup gene encoding DNA-binding protein HU, producing MATTSTRKKPAISERYTKSQIIGEVAEQTELTRKQVTDVLDELSVLIERHVKKRSCGEFVLPGMFKIVTQKKPAKKARKGVNPFTGEEMMFKAKPAETVVKVRALKGLKDMTV from the coding sequence ATGGCAACCACTAGCACACGTAAGAAACCAGCGATCAGCGAACGCTACACTAAATCGCAAATCATTGGTGAAGTTGCTGAACAAACAGAACTCACACGCAAGCAAGTCACCGATGTTCTGGATGAACTCAGCGTTCTAATCGAACGTCACGTTAAAAAACGTTCCTGCGGCGAATTTGTGCTGCCTGGCATGTTCAAGATTGTGACGCAAAAGAAGCCGGCCAAAAAAGCCCGCAAAGGAGTTAATCCTTTCACGGGTGAAGAAATGATGTTCAAGGCCAAACCTGCCGAAACCGTTGTTAAGGTTCGTGCATTAAAAGGCTTGAAGGACATGACTGTTTAG
- a CDS encoding putative protein has protein sequence MKLKLVMASAIMSCAVATSVAYAKVSADQAAKLGGDEYTPMGAEKKGNAAGTIPAWTGSMDKVPAGLKYEGSGDIYPDPYAAEKPLFVIDSTNLDKYQANLSDGQIALVKKFPDSFRIPVYPSHRDGRFNKLVEDRTKWNATNTELVNGVDGLRNYTGGAPFPFPQNGAEAIWNARTIHPHPTIVGVLDDMAVYLNGNRQMRRQMYVSEFPYSYKENEVGKVDEDISINAGLIHVTVEQPRRQSGQMTIVHEALDQVQHERKAWVYIPGSRRVRRAPTVGYDTPDGPGGLVTVDDSLGFNGALDRYDWKLVGKKEVYIPYHNYKFDDPKTSYEELLTKAHPNPDYMRYELHRVWIVEANLKENARHVYAKRRFYIDEDSWQIALLESYDGRGDLWRVGILNTLYDYALQGYVARAQTFIDLQSGAYITLRLVNQTAPVNFTAEPKGESYYSPSNLRKMGTR, from the coding sequence ATGAAACTGAAATTAGTTATGGCGAGCGCCATAATGAGCTGTGCGGTTGCAACTTCTGTTGCATACGCCAAAGTGTCTGCAGACCAGGCTGCGAAGCTCGGTGGCGATGAATACACGCCGATGGGCGCAGAGAAAAAAGGCAATGCTGCCGGTACTATTCCTGCGTGGACTGGTTCAATGGACAAAGTGCCAGCCGGTTTGAAATATGAAGGTAGCGGTGATATTTATCCAGACCCGTACGCCGCTGAAAAACCGTTATTTGTTATCGATTCAACTAATCTTGATAAGTACCAGGCTAACCTAAGCGATGGCCAGATTGCGTTGGTTAAGAAATTTCCTGACAGCTTCCGTATCCCTGTATACCCGTCTCACCGTGATGGTCGTTTCAACAAACTGGTTGAAGATCGTACCAAATGGAATGCCACTAACACTGAATTAGTTAACGGTGTTGATGGTTTGCGCAATTACACCGGCGGTGCGCCTTTCCCGTTCCCACAGAACGGTGCTGAGGCTATTTGGAACGCTCGTACGATTCATCCGCACCCAACCATCGTCGGTGTGTTAGACGATATGGCTGTATACCTGAATGGCAATCGTCAGATGCGTCGTCAGATGTATGTGTCGGAATTCCCTTATTCTTATAAAGAAAACGAAGTGGGTAAGGTTGATGAAGACATTAGCATCAATGCCGGTTTGATTCATGTAACGGTTGAGCAGCCACGTCGTCAAAGTGGTCAGATGACAATCGTGCATGAAGCATTGGATCAGGTTCAGCACGAGCGTAAGGCTTGGGTGTACATTCCTGGATCTCGTCGTGTTCGTCGTGCACCAACCGTTGGTTATGATACGCCAGACGGCCCAGGTGGATTGGTAACTGTTGATGATTCGTTGGGTTTCAACGGCGCATTGGATCGTTACGACTGGAAATTAGTGGGTAAAAAAGAAGTTTATATTCCTTACCACAACTACAAATTTGATGACCCTAAAACGAGCTATGAAGAACTTCTGACCAAAGCGCATCCTAACCCTGATTACATGCGTTATGAGTTGCACCGTGTATGGATTGTTGAAGCAAACTTGAAAGAAAATGCACGTCACGTATACGCGAAACGTCGTTTCTACATCGATGAGGATTCTTGGCAGATTGCTTTGTTAGAAAGCTATGACGGTCGTGGTGATCTTTGGCGTGTGGGTATTTTGAACACGCTGTACGACTACGCACTGCAAGGTTACGTTGCTCGTGCACAGACGTTCATTGATTTGCAATCCGGTGCCTACATCACATTGCGTTTGGTAAACCAAACTGCGCCTGTGAACTTCACCGCTGAGCCAAAAGGTGAATCTTACTACTCACCATCTAACTTACGTAAGATGGGAACGCGTTAA
- the aspS gene encoding Aspartate--tRNA(Asp/Asn) ligase produces MMRTNYCGALSTDQIDQTITLCGWXDRRRDHGGVIFIDLRDREGIVQVVFDPDTEEHFERADTVRGEYVIQVTGRVRARAAATVNADMATGEIEVLGKELVILNKSETPPFQLDTHTEVGEDVRLKYRFLDLRRNDIQDRLRLRSDITSSIRRFLDGQGFLDIETPILTRETPEGARDYLVPSRTHDGKFFALPQSPQLFKQLLMVSGMDRYYQIARCFRDEDLRADRQPEFTQIDIEASFVDQDDIMSITEEMVRGLFKEVLDVDLPELPRMTYEESVRRFGIDRPDLRIPLELIDIKDLLTEVEFKVFSGPANDPKGRIAAVKVPGGNDKLTRKQIDAYTKFVGIYGAKGLAYIKVNDKDDLENGLQSPIVKFLPNDARQGILERVGAENGDLIFFGADKTKIVNESLAALRVKLGEDLDLIESEWAPVWVVDFPMFEEDGKGGLTPLHHPFTAPACSAEELKAAPESALSVAYDMVLNGTELGGGSIRIHDGDMQQTVFEVLGIGEEEQREKFGFLLDALKFGAPPHGGLAFGLDRLVMLMTGAKSIRDVIAFPKTQSAGCMMTDAPGAVSTHHLNELNIRLRKKEKKEPSENT; encoded by the coding sequence ATGATGCGCACCAACTATTGCGGCGCTTTATCAACTGATCAAATTGATCAAACTATCACTTTATGCGGTTGGGNCGACCGTCGTCGCGATCACGGTGGTGTTATCTTTATTGACCTGCGTGACCGTGAAGGCATTGTGCAGGTCGTGTTTGATCCGGATACTGAAGAGCACTTCGAGCGTGCCGATACGGTGCGTGGCGAATATGTGATTCAAGTAACTGGTCGTGTTCGTGCACGAGCTGCTGCAACCGTGAATGCGGATATGGCAACCGGTGAGATTGAAGTGTTGGGCAAAGAGCTGGTGATTTTGAACAAATCAGAAACACCGCCTTTCCAGCTCGATACTCATACCGAAGTAGGTGAAGATGTTCGTTTGAAATACCGCTTCTTAGATCTACGTCGGAACGACATTCAAGATCGCTTGCGCTTGCGTTCGGATATTACGTCATCGATTCGNCGTTTTCTTGATGGGCAAGGTTTTCTGGATATCGAAACACCGATTCTGACCCGTGAAACACCGGAAGGTGCGCGTGATTATCTGGTGCCGAGTCGTACCCATGACGGCAAATTCTTTGCATTGCCTCAGTCGCCACAGCTGTTTAAACAGTTGCTTATGGTGTCTGGTATGGATCGCTATTACCAGATCGCGCGTTGTTTCCGTGATGAAGATTTGCGCGCTGACCGTCAGCCTGAATTTACCCAAATCGATATTGAAGCCTCGTTTGTTGATCAAGACGACATTATGTCGATCACTGAAGAGATGGTTCGCGGGTTATTTAAAGAAGTGTTGGATGTTGATCTGCCTGAATTACCGCGCATGACGTATGAAGAGTCGGTGCGTCGTTTTGGTATCGATCGCCCAGATTTGCGTATTCCACTTGAGTTGATCGATATTAAAGATCTCTTGACTGAGGTTGAATTCAAAGTATTTTCTGGCCCAGCTAACGATCCGAAAGGTCGCATTGCAGCGGTGAAGGTACCTGGCGGTAACGATAAGTTAACGCGCAAACAAATTGACGCATACACCAAGTTTGTTGGTATCTACGGCGCTAAAGGTCTCGCTTACATTAAAGTTAACGATAAAGATGATCTGGAAAATGGTCTGCAGTCACCTATCGTTAAATTTTTGCCTAACGATGCCCGTCAGGGAATCCTTGAGCGTGTGGGTGCTGAAAACGGCGATTTAATCTTCTTTGGTGCGGATAAAACTAAGATCGTTAATGAGTCACTGGCTGCGTTGCGTGTGAAGCTGGGTGAAGATTTGGATCTCATCGAATCTGAGTGGGCACCGGTATGGGTTGTTGACTTCCCAATGTTTGAAGAAGACGGTAAAGGTGGTTTGACGCCGTTGCATCACCCGTTTACCGCACCCGCATGTTCTGCTGAAGAGTTAAAAGCAGCACCAGAAAGTGCACTGTCAGTTGCCTATGATATGGTTCTGAATGGCACCGAATTAGGTGGTGGTTCTATCCGTATTCACGATGGCGACATGCAGCAAACTGTTTTTGAAGTGCTGGGTATCGGTGAAGAAGAGCAGCGTGAAAAATTTGGCTTCTTGTTGGATGCGCTGAAATTTGGTGCGCCACCACACGGTGGATTGGCTTTTGGTCTGGATCGTTTGGTGATGCTGATGACCGGTGCTAAATCTATTCGTGATGTTATTGCGTTCCCGAAAACACAGTCTGCCGGCTGTATGATGACGGATGCGCCAGGGGCGGTAAGCACGCATCACCTCAACGAGCTGAATATTCGTTTGCGTAAAAAAGAGAAAAAAGAGCCATCTGAAAACACATAG
- the sthA gene encoding Soluble pyridine nucleotide transhydrogenase, with protein sequence MPDYEYDLVVIGSGPAGESAAVNAIKHDKRVAIIDDKESPGGNCTHVGTIPSKALRSAVNSYLRYQENPITPELKLGQRVQYQDLLKNVSDVIKKQVSMRSRFYTRNQVRYYYGEASFISKNELRIRADGKTSNQITAKDIIIATGSRPYRPADIDFTHQRVFDSDTILHMPFTPRRLIIYGAGVIGCEYASIFSSLGIKVDLINTRSRLLEFLDDEISDSIFYHMMNRGVTIRHQETFQSLETRDDGVCLNLESGKSIRADAILWCNGRTGNTDTLNLDSVGIKANHRGQLEVDKGYQTNVENIYAVGDVVGWPSLASAAYNQGVAAADTAILGDKTHYVDDVPTGIYTIPEISSVGKTERELTAAKVPYEVGRAFFKDTARGQISGQSQGMLKILFHAHDHSILGVHCFGREATEIIHIGQAIMKQKGKANSIHYFINNTFNYPTMAEAYRIAAFNGLNRLK encoded by the coding sequence ATGCCTGATTACGAATATGACCTTGTAGTGATTGGTTCCGGCCCCGCTGGCGAAAGCGCTGCCGTCAACGCTATCAAACACGACAAACGTGTCGCCATTATTGACGATAAAGAAAGCCCCGGCGGCAACTGCACCCATGTCGGCACTATTCCATCGAAGGCCTTACGGTCGGCAGTGAATAGCTACTTACGATACCAAGAAAACCCAATAACACCCGAATTAAAGCTCGGACAACGTGTGCAGTATCAAGACCTGCTAAAAAACGTGTCGGATGTCATTAAAAAACAAGTCTCCATGCGCTCACGTTTTTATACGCGCAACCAGGTACGTTATTACTACGGCGAAGCCTCGTTCATCAGTAAAAATGAGCTGCGTATTCGCGCTGACGGTAAAACCAGCAACCAGATCACCGCCAAGGATATTATTATTGCTACAGGGTCGCGCCCCTACCGGCCTGCGGATATCGACTTCACTCACCAACGCGTATTTGATAGTGATACGATCCTACATATGCCATTCACGCCGAGACGCCTGATCATCTATGGCGCGGGCGTTATTGGTTGTGAGTACGCCTCTATTTTTTCAAGCCTGGGTATCAAAGTTGATCTGATCAATACCCGGTCGCGCTTGCTGGAGTTTCTCGACGACGAGATCTCCGATTCCATTTTCTATCACATGATGAATCGTGGCGTAACCATTCGCCATCAAGAGACATTTCAGAGTCTTGAAACGCGTGATGATGGTGTTTGTTTGAATTTGGAATCCGGCAAGAGTATTCGAGCCGATGCCATACTGTGGTGTAACGGGCGAACCGGCAACACCGACACATTGAACCTCGACAGCGTCGGCATCAAAGCTAACCACAGGGGACAACTGGAAGTCGACAAAGGCTACCAAACCAATGTTGAGAATATCTACGCCGTGGGCGACGTGGTTGGCTGGCCTTCGCTAGCCAGTGCTGCCTACAACCAAGGGGTCGCCGCTGCGGATACGGCGATCCTTGGTGACAAAACTCATTACGTTGATGACGTACCTACCGGTATCTATACCATTCCGGAAATCAGCTCTGTCGGTAAAACAGAACGCGAATTAACGGCAGCGAAAGTCCCTTACGAGGTCGGCAGAGCCTTCTTCAAAGACACCGCGCGCGGTCAAATCAGTGGGCAGTCACAAGGCATGCTGAAGATACTGTTTCATGCGCACGACCATTCTATTTTGGGCGTGCACTGCTTCGGCCGAGAGGCCACTGAAATCATTCATATCGGCCAGGCGATCATGAAACAAAAGGGCAAGGCAAACAGCATTCATTACTTCATCAACAATACCTTCAACTATCCTACTATGGCCGAAGCCTATCGTATTGCCGCCTTTAACGGGCTAAATCGACTGAAGTAA
- the ruvA gene encoding Holliday junction ATP-dependent DNA helicase RuvA, with protein sequence MIGWLKGELLEKHAPELLINVNGVGYEVLAPMTTFFALPDAGIVELHTHFVVREDAQQLYGFASKDERRLFRTLIKVNGVGPKLALAILSSMDAPGFVACVQQDDVQALVKIPGVGKKTAERLLVEMRDRLKDWFIEGDATLAPAASAAPAQNMAITEAESALVTLGYKPQDATKMVMAVAGDDSDRAEDLIKAALKRMK encoded by the coding sequence GTGATCGGTTGGCTGAAAGGCGAATTACTCGAAAAACACGCCCCAGAACTACTTATTAATGTTAACGGTGTTGGTTATGAAGTCTTAGCACCGATGACCACGTTTTTTGCATTGCCCGATGCTGGCATCGTCGAGTTACATACCCACTTTGTGGTTCGTGAAGACGCGCAACAACTGTATGGATTTGCGAGCAAAGACGAGCGCCGTCTATTTCGCACTCTAATCAAGGTGAATGGTGTTGGCCCGAAATTGGCCTTGGCAATTCTATCATCGATGGACGCCCCCGGTTTTGTTGCTTGTGTGCAGCAAGATGATGTGCAGGCATTGGTAAAAATACCCGGTGTTGGTAAAAAAACCGCAGAACGCTTGTTGGTTGAAATGCGCGACCGGTTGAAAGACTGGTTTATCGAGGGTGATGCGACGTTGGCACCGGCAGCTTCTGCTGCACCGGCGCAAAATATGGCGATTACCGAGGCTGAGAGTGCTCTGGTGACATTGGGATACAAGCCACAGGATGCAACCAAAATGGTGATGGCGGTGGCTGGCGATGACAGTGACCGTGCAGAAGACCTGATTAAAGCCGCGCTAAAACGGATGAAGTGA